The Microcystis panniformis FACHB-1757 region TAGTCGCCGATAGATTCCATGTAATGAAACAAATTAATCAAGAGTTAGACGAACAAAGAAAAGCAGAAAAAAGAGCCGTAGAAGCGCAGAAAAATAAAAAACAGAAAGCGGAAAAAGAAGCGAAGCTAGAAGTTTTAAAGCGAAGTAAATATAGCTTGTTAAAAAATGAAAAAGATTTAACGGAAACTCAAAAAATCAAACTAGAAGCTATCAAAGAAAATTGACCAAATTTGAAAAAGATGCACGAGTTAAAGGAAGAATTTAGAAAGATTTATGAAACCTCAGAGAATCCGACAGAAGGACTGCTATCCATCTCGGAATGGTTGGCAAAATCCTCCAGTGTTTTTACCAAGAGTTGTCAAACAATCCGAAACTGGTTTGGAGAAATAATTAGTTATTTCGAGCGAAGGACAACGAATGGGGTGGTCGAGGGAATCAACAATAAACTTAAACTAATAAAACGGAGAGGCTATGGCTTTAGAAACTTTCGGAATTTTTGGGTTAGAAGTATGTTATCTTGGCATCTTGTATGTTGATTTAGCATAAAGGGTAACGAAGAGCCTAATTTAAGAGTCACTGATAATTGCTGATTGTCGATATTTCTGCAAATGTGAGATGCACCCTTTTTTAAGCTACAAGAAGACCCAGAGAATAGGGGGGCTAAAGTGTTGAAAGTATCGCCAATATTTAAAACTAAACTTTTTTCTGTCCGGTTATCCCATAAGAGTTAAGGATAAACACAAAGGCATAAAGAACACAAACAGAAAGACAGATTCGATTTACTTAGGGCTGGCTGAATAAATGTGAAATGTAGTCCTGTAGGGGCGAAGCATTCGGATAGAAAATCTACGGTTTCACCGATAGGTTATTGCCCGAATGCTTCGCCCCTACTTTTTGCCGCAGACCACTAGGTAGGGTTTGCGGCAAAAAGTTTGTTGGTGGGGTTAGGAGTCGGTCGTCAGTAGCCGGTCGTTTCAGGCTTTGTTGCCCTCTCTTTTTGTACTAATTTATGTACTGAAAGGAGGATAATGCCAGGTTTTTGGGGGTCCCAATCCGATTTTCGCAGCACTAACATCGGATTTTAACAGGTCAAAAGCCTTATTTTCAAAGGGTTTTACCATTATTCAGCAAACCCTAAATAAATATTTTTCTTTTCTGTCTCCCCTTTTGGATTAGACTGGTAATTGAGAATAATTAGCATTTATTTAAGCGATCGCAATTCTGAGACAGTTCAAAAACCGTTGACTGAGGCTGACATTAGGGGAGTTCTCACCCTTTAGCTACTTCAGTAAACTCGATGAGCTATCAAGAAATTATTGTCACTCTTGAATGAAAGACCTTCATTACCTTTGGAGATAGGAAAAGCATGGACGATAAAATTAGAGCTAATGAACCAGAAAAACCAGAAAACTGGCAAAAAGACGACCAATTCTCCTATTGGGGCGGTACAGAGGCAGAATTAGATAATGTCACTCCCAGGGGTAATGACTTGGCTGCCACTTATCCTTTAGCACAAGTGGAAATGGGAAAAACCGTCTGGTTAGCGGGATTTCAGGGGACGGGAGGGATTAATCGACTCCTAGGTATGGGATTAAACCCCGGCATTCAATTACAGGTAATTAGTTCCCAACCGAGGGGGTCAGTTTTAATTGCCATTCAAGACAATCGTATTGGTATCGGGGCAGAAATGGCCGAAAAAATCCTCGTTAGTGACAGTCAACCGCAAAAACTGGAACCCCAAAAAGACCTACCTGAAGTAAGAACATTTCTGCGGGAGATACCCATAGGAAAAGCGGGTAAAGTCGTCGGTTATGACCGAGCATTACGAGGATACAAAGGAAAATTGTTATCAATGGGATTAACTCCGGGGACAGAGTTTACCGTCATTCGTGTGGCACCTTTGGGGGATCCCGTCGAGATTCGAGTGCGGGGATTTAATCTCAGTCTGCGTAAACAGGAGGCAGACGCTTTAATCGTGGAAGAAATAGACCCAGAAAGCTAAATTTAATTATCTAAGCCTATTCGTCACTTAATATCCTAAATTATGGTCAAACCGATTATCGCCTTAATTGGCAATCCTAACTGTGGCAAAACTACCCTTTTTAATGCTCTCACGGGGGCCAATCAACGGACCGGCAACTGGCCGGGAGTAACAGTCGATCGCAAGGAGGGACGATTTCAAGTTAACGGGGAAGATATCACCCTTGTGGATTTACCCGGAGTCTATTCCCTTGATGTGGAAGAAGGGGAGACAGGAATGGATGAATTAGTCGCTAGGGACTATCTGCTGTCAGGAGAAGCGGATTTAGTGATTAATATCGTCGATGCTGCCAATTTAGAGCGCAATCTCTACCTTACTACCCAAATCATGGAGATGCGTTTACCGATGTTGATTGCCCTGAATATGATGGATGTGGCCAAAACTAGGGGTATTGTGGTTAATCCGCAACTCTTAAGCGATCGCATGGATGCAATTGTCGTCCCGATTAGTGCGGTTAAAGGGGAAGGAATCGGAGAATTAAAGCAAAAAATTGGGGAATTAGTCAGTAATATTAGCCATACTGCTGCTTATGTCGCTTATCCTGCGGTAATTGAGGAAGCTCTGAACGAGATTGTTACCTACATTAACGACCATAGCAGTAAAAGGATCGTTGAGCCAAGATGGACTGCTTTAAATCTACTGCAATACGAGGATCGCATCGCCCCAGAATTGCGCTCCCAGGAACTATTAAGCATTATCGTCAAGCATAGACGACAAATACACCAAGTTTTAGGGGAAGACCTCGATATTTTAATTGCTGATACTCGTTATGGCTTTATTCAACAAGTTACCCAGGGAGCCACTCAACGGACTGGACAGATAAATGATACTATGTCTGATCGCCTCGATCGCATTGTTCTCGATCGCTGGTTAGGAATTCCGATATTTTTGGGCGTAATGTACCTAATGTTCTTGTTTACCATCAATGTTAGTGCTGCCTTTATCGATTTCTTCGATTTAACTGCCCAGACTATCTTTGTCGATGGTTTTGCCCAAGTTTTACAAACAATCCATACCCCGGTTGGCTAATTGCTCTGCTCGCTGATGGAGCGGGGGGAGGTGTGCAAACCGTCGCCACTTTTATCCCCGTAATTGGCTTTATGTTCCTCTTTTTGTCAATTTTAGAGGATTCTGGCTATATGGCCCGGGCAGCCTTCGTCATGGACCGATTGATGCGTTTGGTGGGATTGCCGGGTAAATCCTTTGTTCCCATGCTAGTGGGATTTGGTTGCAATGTGCCGGCAATTATGGCCACCAGGACCCTAGAAAATTCCCGCGATCGTTTAATGACGATTATGATGAACCCTTTTATGTCCTGTGGGGCCAGATTACCTGTTTATGCCCTATTTGCGGCGGCTTTTTTCCCCATAGGTGGTCAAAACATCGTTTTTGGTCTTTATATCTTAGGAATTCTCGCCGCTATTTTGACGGGATTGGTGATGAAAAAAACCCTACTCAAGGGAGAAATCAGTCACTTTATTATGGAATTGCCTCCCTATCATCTACCGCGTCTGAAAGGGGTTTTAATTCGCACTTGGGAACGTCTGCAAGCGTTTTTGTGGAAAGCTGGACGAGTTATCGTTTTAATGGTGATGATTTTGGGACTACTCAACTCCGTCAGTTTTGATGGTTCTTTTGGTAATCAAGACAGCGAGCGATCGGTTTTAAGTGCCACCAGTAAAGCTGTAACTCCTATTTTCTCACCCATGGGACTAGAGCAGCAAAATTGGCCGGCAACGGTGGGCATTTTTACGGGAGTTTTTGCCAAAGAAGCGATGGTAGGCACATTAAACTCAATTTACAGCCAACTAGCGGGGGAAGATAACCCTAATCAGGGGGTAGCAGCCGAAAAATTCGACTTTTGGGGGCAAATTCAGACAGCTATCGCCACTATTCCCGCCAATTTAGCGCAATTACCCAATCAATTACTTGATCCCTTGGGTTTGAATATTGGTAATCTGCAAGATCAAAAAACGGCTGCCGAAGAGCAAGAGGTAGATTTAGGAATCTTTGGGGCGATGGCGAAAAGATTTGATGGTCAAGCGGGTGCTTTTGCCTATCTTTTGTTTGTTCTGCTCTATTTTCCCTGTGTTTCGGCCACATCGGCCGTATATCGCGAAACTAATGCCGGTTGGACTGTTTTTATTGCCCTCTGGACCACAGGAATGGCCTATATTGTTGCCACTTCCTTCTATCAAATCGCCACTTTTTATCGACATCCGGGATTTTCTCTCTTTTGGATAGTCTTGATGGGTTTAACCGTAGTCGGGGTTTTATTCACCTTAAAAAATCTCCGTCCCCGAAAAATCAACCGTCCCGCAATTTAAAAGTAGGGTGGGTTAGGCGACAAAAAGCTAGGCAACTAACAAATTATTTAGATTCGCCGTAACCCACCGCAATCAAGTAACTTTTCTCGATTTTTTTCGCTTATAAACCATGATTTTAACCGATATACAGGCTTATCTTGCCAAAAATCAGAAAGCATCTCTGTCTGACTTATCTACACACTTTCGGATGTCAGCGGATGCCTTAAGTCCCATGCTCGATCGCTTGCTGAAAAAAGGGCGAATTCGCCTGATTTCCCTAGAAAAATGCGGAGGATGCAGCCGTTGTTCCCCGGAATCTATGGCTTTTTACGAATGGATTGAGGGCAATTCCACAGGGACAAACAACTAAGAGTTGAATAAGTACCTAGGCAAAATTAATTACACATTTCGATAAAGCTTTTGCCTTTTGCCCATCTTCACTAGGAAATTTATTTTGCACGACTACTTACTATCTTTTTGTAGGAGATAAAATTATGATCACTAACACAGAAATTGTCTCGACACAATCGGCCACCAGCGAGGATCCGCAAATACAATTGGCCGAATTTCTGCGAGAACATAATGAAGTGGAGATGATTATTCCAGTTTTAATGGGATTATTTATTACCAGTCGTTTTCAACTGCGAGGGGCCAATGCACTATTAGTTAATTTAGCCGTAGCCAGTATCTCGCGACAAATTTTCCAACAGTTAAAATCTCCCTTCACCAGTGACCCAAAAACTGCCGAAAAAAGCCCAGATTATAGCAATCAGGAAATAATACCGGGTTGTCGCATTGTTCACTCGGTACCGGGACGAATTCGCCTTCGTATCGACCGTTTAAGTCAAGATGCTGCCTTTGCTAAAAGATTAAACCACCTCCTCGCAGCTGAGACAATTGTTCTTAGTCATCGCCTTAATCCTACCGCTGCCTCTCTGGCAATTACCTACGAAGCAGCCGGCCTCTCCGAGTTAGATTTAGGCTTTCGTCTGATCAATCTACTTAATTTAGCCAATTCTGACAGTAATCTTGAAACTAGCTAGATTTTACTCCGATGAACTTAAGCAAACTTTCCCTCAATTCCGTAAGCGTTGTTCACTCTCTCCCTGGTCGGCTGCGCTTGCGAATTTCCCGCCTAGCATCTGATAGGCATTTTGTCAAGACCTTAGAACAAAAATTAACTTCCCATCCCGCCATTACCCATTTCCGCATCAACGCCGCCGCCGCCTCTCTGGTGATCGAGTATGCTCCCGCCCTCACCCCTGAAATAAACAGGGATTTTGGCTCGCTTTGGCAAAAAATGCTCAATCAGCCCAACGAGTCTTCGATCGAGCCAGACAAGCCCCAAAAACTAGGTAAAGAAGAATGGTCTAACCTTGCCCTTCCTACCGCCGCCACCCTCCTTGCGATCGCCTGTCAACGTTTTCCCCAACCCGGTTTGAGCATCTTGGCCAGAAGCGTCCTTTTAGCCGCAGCTTTTCCCGTGGCAGCCCGGGCGCTGAAAAGTATCTTCGGAGAGCGTAAACTAAATATCGATTGTTTAGACCTCTTAGCCCTGATTTTTAGCGGTTTTCAAGGGAAATTATTGACACCTTCCCTGATTATCACCCTCCATGAATTGGGGGACATTATTCGCGATCGTACCGCTAGGGCAACGGAAAAACGAACGGCTAATTTATTAGATACAATCGGTCATTACGCTTGGGTGGAAAAAGACGGCGAAATCAAGCAAATTACCAGTGATGCTGTCCAAATTGGCGAGACAGTGGTGGTTTATCCCGGGGAAAGCATCCCCGTTGATGGCACAGTCTGGCAAGGGGAAGCGGTAATCGACCAACAGCAACTAACCGGGGAATCCTTGCCTATTGTCGCCCGAAAAGGAACTCTCGTTTATGCCTCCACCTTAGTTCGTTCCGGTCAGATCCGCCTCACCTGTGAACGAGTCGGTCAACAAACTCGCGCCGCTGCCAGTATCGAACTTCTGCAAAAAGCTCCTGTCCATGATACCCGCATGGCCAATTATGCCGCTAATCTGGCTGATCGCCTGATTTTGCCTTCTTTAGGGTTAGCATCACTAATTTTTCTCACCACCCGAGATGCTGCCCGGGCCGCCGCTATTCTCACCCTCGATTTTGTCACGGGGATTCGGGTATCTTTACCTACAGCTTTTTTAGGTGCGTTGAATCATACCACCCGTCACGGGGTTTTGGTACGCAGTGGCAGAACTTTGGAGTTATTGGCAGATATCGATACGATTGTTTTTGATAAGACGGGAACTTTGACCACGGGGGAAGTGATGGTGGTGGGAGTGGAAACTATCCCTGGCCGCTTATCCCCAGAACGAATTCTCCAATTAGCGGCCTCGGCCGAACAAAGGATCACCCATCCCGTCGCTATGGCGATCGCTGACTATGCCCAGCGCCAGGGTGTGGAAATCTTACCGAGGGGAGATTGGGATTACCAGTTAGGACTAGGAATGCGGGCAGAAATTGATGGTAATC contains the following coding sequences:
- a CDS encoding FeoA family protein, coding for MDDKIRANEPEKPENWQKDDQFSYWGGTEAELDNVTPRGNDLAATYPLAQVEMGKTVWLAGFQGTGGINRLLGMGLNPGIQLQVISSQPRGSVLIAIQDNRIGIGAEMAEKILVSDSQPQKLEPQKDLPEVRTFLREIPIGKAGKVVGYDRALRGYKGKLLSMGLTPGTEFTVIRVAPLGDPVEIRVRGFNLSLRKQEADALIVEEIDPES
- a CDS encoding FeoC-like transcriptional regulator; its protein translation is MILTDIQAYLAKNQKASLSDLSTHFRMSADALSPMLDRLLKKGRIRLISLEKCGGCSRCSPESMAFYEWIEGNSTGTNN
- a CDS encoding HMA2 domain-containing protein produces the protein MITNTEIVSTQSATSEDPQIQLAEFLREHNEVEMIIPVLMGLFITSRFQLRGANALLVNLAVASISRQIFQQLKSPFTSDPKTAEKSPDYSNQEIIPGCRIVHSVPGRIRLRIDRLSQDAAFAKRLNHLLAAETIVLSHRLNPTAASLAITYEAAGLSELDLGFRLINLLNLANSDSNLETS
- a CDS encoding heavy metal translocating P-type ATPase, giving the protein MNLSKLSLNSVSVVHSLPGRLRLRISRLASDRHFVKTLEQKLTSHPAITHFRINAAAASLVIEYAPALTPEINRDFGSLWQKMLNQPNESSIEPDKPQKLGKEEWSNLALPTAATLLAIACQRFPQPGLSILARSVLLAAAFPVAARALKSIFGERKLNIDCLDLLALIFSGFQGKLLTPSLIITLHELGDIIRDRTARATEKRTANLLDTIGHYAWVEKDGEIKQITSDAVQIGETVVVYPGESIPVDGTVWQGEAVIDQQQLTGESLPIVARKGTLVYASTLVRSGQIRLTCERVGQQTRAAASIELLQKAPVHDTRMANYAANLADRLILPSLGLASLIFLTTRDAARAAAILTLDFVTGIRVSLPTAFLGALNHTTRHGVLVRSGRTLELLADIDTIVFDKTGTLTTGEVMVVGVETIPGRLSPERILQLAASAEQRITHPVAMAIADYAQRQGVEILPRGDWDYQLGLGMRAEIDGNQVLVGSDKFLRQQGVNLDEFGGDLANPASAWVSRNYLACNGQFQGVIHYTDPLRADSRWLIDRLQQDYGMTVHLLTGDNQQRAKEVAQALNIPFGQVHAEAFPEQKAKIVRELHRSGHTVAFVGDGLNDSVALAYADVSISFEKGSEVARETADVVLMNNDLSSLLEAIAIAQETKALIEQNIFLVVAPNLVALVLATSIGLNPLLATAIHNGTAIIAGLNSLRPLVFHQLQGQRETP